A section of the Elizabethkingia anophelis R26 genome encodes:
- a CDS encoding TlpA family protein disulfide reductase: protein MMDMVINKFGKNIFSILLIIFVVINIACQKNNKEKTSVENAMGLQKENDSIHATINVEFIDTGVFALNTLINQRSFSINIPSPKSIKKKSKQLSLVKPSVFESYRLVKNKTVVKRYFVFKEDTLSFKFCRDCINSYSGNAKNNILNILINDNNVFAVQTPNNIINYIEEQRKNYEKNVREVQKMANTYNNAEQGFIIDYLTLYFYNKIFNIDFSKVNDPKTIQQLDFYYKEIFDNIKLLDKLNTILNKNILYNLLRFTSFKNKNPDLLECLHFLDSKLYQTEALDGFLLDYMESFYNNLSDKDLITIKKYIRKRSLKNVFDRKTKKISENVFSSKLQDVDSNEALFQEVLLVKATESLVLIDLWATWCVPCLNEMPAWNKSEQKYKGKIKFVKISIDNNFEKWYNFLSSKNDHNFNYIITNSNHPFIKEFKISTIPRYMLLNKNHEIISDDFTRPSDSRFSEQIEKYLQ, encoded by the coding sequence ATGATGGATATGGTTATTAATAAATTTGGGAAGAATATATTCTCCATCTTATTGATAATTTTTGTAGTAATAAATATTGCTTGTCAGAAGAATAATAAGGAAAAGACTTCTGTAGAAAATGCTATGGGATTACAAAAAGAAAATGATTCAATTCATGCAACAATAAATGTCGAGTTTATCGATACTGGTGTATTTGCACTTAATACTTTAATCAATCAAAGAAGTTTTAGTATTAATATTCCAAGTCCAAAATCAATCAAAAAGAAGAGTAAACAACTGAGCTTAGTAAAGCCAAGTGTTTTTGAGTCATATCGATTGGTGAAAAATAAAACCGTGGTTAAACGATATTTTGTTTTTAAAGAAGATACTTTAAGTTTTAAATTTTGCAGAGACTGTATTAATTCATATTCAGGAAATGCAAAGAATAATATTTTGAATATCTTGATAAATGATAATAATGTATTTGCCGTTCAAACTCCAAATAACATCATTAATTATATAGAAGAACAAAGAAAAAATTATGAAAAAAATGTACGGGAAGTACAAAAAATGGCAAATACATATAACAACGCTGAGCAGGGATTTATTATAGATTATCTGACATTATATTTTTATAATAAAATATTTAATATTGATTTTTCAAAAGTAAATGATCCTAAAACAATCCAACAACTGGATTTTTATTATAAAGAGATATTTGATAATATTAAATTGCTGGACAAGCTAAATACTATTCTGAATAAAAATATATTATATAATCTATTACGTTTTACATCATTTAAAAATAAAAATCCTGATTTGCTTGAATGTCTTCATTTTCTTGATTCCAAATTGTATCAAACAGAAGCATTAGATGGTTTTTTACTGGATTATATGGAATCTTTTTATAATAATCTTAGTGATAAAGATCTTATTACTATAAAAAAATATATCCGAAAGCGTAGTCTTAAAAATGTTTTTGATAGAAAAACCAAGAAAATATCCGAAAACGTATTTAGCTCCAAACTTCAGGATGTAGATTCAAATGAAGCTTTGTTTCAAGAAGTTTTATTGGTAAAAGCTACAGAATCTTTGGTGCTAATTGATCTCTGGGCGACATGGTGTGTCCCGTGTCTTAACGAAATGCCTGCATGGAATAAATCAGAACAAAAATACAAAGGAAAAATAAAGTTTGTGAAGATAAGTATTGATAATAATTTTGAGAAATGGTATAATTTTTTGTCCTCCAAAAATGATCATAATTTCAATTATATTATAACCAATTCTAATCATCCTTTTATAAAAGAATTTAAAATTAGTACTATTCCACGTTATATGCTATTGAATAAAAATCATGAAATTATTTCTGATGACTTTACAAGACCTTCAGATTCTCGATTCTCAGAGCAAATTGAAAAATATTTGCAATAA
- a CDS encoding YoaK family protein produces MLRNYSNSRTLGDNIRLGTLTAFTAGTINIASLLIFLSFTSNVTGHYAILAAEISKGSWAKAAVVGGWIFLFFFGSFLSNLIVINFNSKSKYFAHAMPIVLEIMCLLFVGIYGQFYYQKTLEETEYLVALMLFATGLQNGLTASISNFSIKTTHLTGTTTDLGILFSMFTHKKYRKNPELIARAKVLLSIMIAYVAGAVFSGLTYYYLEFRVFYVISLCLLVVIGYDAYKIHLRHFNTRYRHSRIYRKPTILAYLYDKIHGIPKRKEKRKFIFED; encoded by the coding sequence ATGTTAAGAAATTATAGTAACAGCAGAACATTGGGAGACAATATCAGGTTAGGGACGCTGACAGCTTTTACAGCCGGAACTATAAATATAGCATCTCTATTAATATTTCTTTCATTTACATCAAACGTAACAGGACACTATGCAATTCTGGCAGCCGAAATAAGTAAAGGAAGCTGGGCAAAAGCAGCAGTAGTCGGAGGATGGATCTTCTTATTCTTTTTCGGAAGCTTTTTATCCAACCTTATCGTTATAAATTTTAATAGTAAGAGCAAATACTTTGCACATGCAATGCCTATTGTTCTGGAAATTATGTGTTTGCTATTTGTAGGTATTTATGGTCAGTTTTATTATCAGAAAACACTGGAAGAAACGGAGTATCTGGTTGCATTAATGCTATTTGCCACTGGTTTACAAAACGGTCTTACCGCAAGTATTTCCAATTTCTCTATAAAAACAACCCACCTTACAGGTACTACAACCGACTTAGGAATTTTATTTTCAATGTTTACTCATAAAAAATACAGAAAAAATCCGGAGCTTATTGCCAGAGCGAAAGTATTGTTAAGCATTATGATTGCTTATGTAGCAGGAGCTGTATTCTCCGGACTTACCTACTACTATCTGGAGTTCAGGGTATTTTATGTGATCAGCTTATGTCTTCTAGTTGTAATTGGATACGATGCCTATAAAATTCACCTAAGGCACTTCAATACCAGATACAGACATAGCAGGATTTATAGAAAGCCAACCATCTTGGCATACCTGTATGACAAGATCCATGGAATTCCAAAAAGAAAGGAAAAACGAAAATTCATTTTCGAAGATTAA
- a CDS encoding thiamine pyrophosphate-dependent enzyme: MEKNIAEQMVDMLVDAGIKRIYAVTGDSLNHLNDAVRKNGKIKWIHVRHEEVGAYAAAAEAELDGLACCAGSCGPGHVHLINGVYDAHRGHAPMLVIASTINTNEMGMDYFQETNTIKLFDDCSVYNQMIMTPEQAPRILQTAIQHAISKKGVAVVGLPGDVSELKAKENVTSNRFFFTQPLIRPNDQELQQLADLINENKKITIFCGIGAENAHAEIVQLSQHLKAPVGYSFRGKMSMQHDNPNEVGMTGLLGLPSAYNSMCDSDLILLFGTDFPYQAFMPEKNKIAQVDLAPERLGRRAQVDLGLCGDAKETIKALLPLIKVKEDSEFLDEQLKYYEKVKENLETYVKDSGSDDNIQPEYLASTICSHANDDTIFTVDTGMTCVWGARFIKSTGKRKMLGSFNHGSMANAMPMAIGAALSHPERQVVAMCGDGGISMLLGDLATIHQYNLPVKIIVFNNRALGMVRLEMQVAGLPDNQTDMINPDFAKVADAMGITGENIHKVEDVEAAVKRAFDYNGPYLLNVFTNPNALAMPPKVEAGQIIGMAKSMTKLMLGGRVNEVLDTIKSNYKHIF, translated from the coding sequence ATGGAAAAAAATATCGCCGAGCAAATGGTCGACATGCTCGTTGATGCGGGTATAAAACGTATCTATGCCGTTACCGGAGACAGCCTTAATCACCTTAACGATGCCGTTCGCAAAAACGGAAAAATAAAATGGATACATGTCCGCCATGAAGAAGTTGGTGCTTATGCTGCCGCAGCAGAGGCTGAATTAGACGGACTAGCCTGCTGTGCAGGCAGTTGTGGTCCGGGACATGTACATCTGATTAATGGCGTTTACGATGCACACCGTGGACATGCTCCAATGCTGGTTATTGCTTCTACAATCAATACCAATGAAATGGGTATGGACTACTTTCAGGAGACCAATACCATTAAATTATTCGACGATTGCAGTGTTTACAATCAAATGATAATGACCCCCGAGCAGGCACCCAGAATTTTGCAGACAGCAATTCAGCATGCTATTTCTAAGAAAGGAGTCGCCGTTGTGGGACTTCCGGGAGATGTTTCTGAACTAAAAGCAAAGGAAAACGTAACTTCCAATCGATTCTTCTTTACTCAGCCTTTAATCAGACCCAATGATCAGGAATTGCAGCAGCTTGCTGATCTTATCAATGAAAACAAAAAAATAACCATCTTCTGTGGTATTGGTGCTGAAAATGCACATGCAGAAATTGTTCAGCTATCACAACACCTGAAAGCCCCTGTAGGCTATTCCTTCCGTGGAAAGATGTCCATGCAGCATGACAATCCTAATGAAGTCGGAATGACTGGGCTATTAGGACTTCCCTCCGCTTACAACAGTATGTGTGATTCTGATTTGATATTATTATTCGGAACAGACTTTCCATATCAGGCATTTATGCCCGAAAAGAATAAAATCGCTCAGGTTGACTTAGCTCCGGAACGTTTAGGCAGACGCGCACAGGTGGATCTGGGATTATGCGGTGATGCTAAAGAAACCATAAAAGCCCTTCTGCCTCTTATCAAGGTGAAAGAAGATTCGGAGTTTCTGGATGAACAGCTGAAGTATTATGAAAAAGTAAAAGAAAATCTGGAAACCTATGTTAAAGATTCCGGATCAGACGATAATATACAACCTGAATATCTGGCTTCTACTATTTGCAGTCATGCAAATGATGATACCATCTTTACGGTAGATACCGGCATGACCTGTGTATGGGGAGCACGCTTTATAAAATCTACCGGTAAAAGAAAAATGCTGGGTTCATTTAATCATGGCTCCATGGCCAATGCAATGCCTATGGCAATAGGAGCTGCACTCTCCCATCCTGAAAGACAAGTTGTAGCGATGTGTGGTGATGGCGGAATTTCTATGTTATTAGGTGATTTAGCAACTATTCACCAGTATAATCTTCCTGTTAAGATTATCGTATTCAATAACCGGGCTTTAGGAATGGTTCGACTGGAAATGCAGGTTGCCGGTCTTCCGGACAATCAGACAGATATGATCAATCCTGATTTTGCAAAGGTCGCAGATGCCATGGGAATTACAGGTGAAAATATTCATAAGGTTGAAGATGTTGAAGCAGCTGTAAAAAGGGCTTTCGATTATAACGGCCCTTATCTGCTAAATGTCTTCACCAATCCCAATGCTCTGGCTATGCCTCCAAAGGTAGAAGCAGGTCAGATTATAGGAATGGCAAAATCCATGACTAAACTAATGCTTGGCGGCCGTGTAAATGAAGTTCTGGATACTATAAAATCTAATTACAAACATATTTTCTAG